The nucleotide sequence GACCCCAAAAACTACCCTGACCTCAGTCCCTtcgctctctccacctcctcacctCCTCGAGCAGGTCAGCATCCATGGTCGGAGTACGGCTGAGGATGGTGGCACTCTCCCTCCTGGCGAAGAACAGGCTCTGGCACTCGGCGTCGATGGCGTATCTGTTGTAATCTGTGTCCACGACTGTGTAGGTTGTCTTGAGGACGTTGCTTATCACGTCTGAGGGAAGATCAAAGGTTCTGAATCATTCATATACGGATATTTACACTTAGTAAGatgcagaaaaataaataaaggcagGGAAGTTGATATACAAATTGTGTTcgtaaaaacatacacacgtgtgtgtttttgtgtatgtatatcacgTGCATACAAAAtctctacataaaaaaataataataataataataaaataaataaatataatggaaaataaagtaaataaacagataaaaaaaaaggaaaccctcaAAGCACAAACAGGGAAACCCACAAACACTTACTCTCCCACTTGAGGTTCATGACCGCCGGGTTGCTCCCTTTCGGGGTGAGCTTTCCGATGTTGGTGAGGATGATGTTGAAGGGCGTGATGGAGGTGGGCGTCCTGATCTCCCTCATCTCTAAGAAACTGTTGGTGTTGTTGAAGATTACGCTCATGCAGGTGCTGGTGGTTGCGACCTTCTTGATGACGTACCAAGTGCCGTTCATCtgcgggggtagggggggacgttagtgcgggagggggagggtgtgtgtgcgataggggggaggagggttgtgcgggggggagggggggacgttagtgcgggagggggaggggggtgcggtgGGAGGGGgatgtttgggggggaggggggatgttggagagggggaggggggttgtgcgagatgggggaagggggggattgtGTGGGAgtagggcgggagggagagggatggttggaggaggaggatgggagggaaggagggaggggagggattagcgtgagatggaggaaggggtgggggagagaaggaaggcgggaaggaagtagggaggagaataaatatatcaaatatgtttacacacacacacacacacacacacacacacacacacacacacacacacacacacacacacacacacacacacacatatatatatatatacacacacacacacacatatatatatatatatatatatatatatatatatatatatatatatatatatatatatacacacacacacacacacacacacttcttatcAAGAAAAGTTAAGGCGCGTCTCACCCTGCCGGACTGGAAGTTGGCGACGGGAGAATAATTCTTGCAGTTTCCAAACCTGAACTTGTGGCACTCGACGCTGGCCGCAGCCACAAGCACCAGGAACACGACTGAGCTCTGCATCTTCATTCTGGCGAGGAAGAGGCAAAATGCGAATGAAGGAGGGATGAATATTATTTGGGACAtctgtttttattcattcattcagcagagagagagagagagagagagagagagagagagagagagagagagagagagagagagagagagagagagagagagagagaatggactgAGATCAGATTATTAAACAAAGGAAAGATCATTGGTTCCAACACAATAAAAATCCTGTACTAAATTAACAAATATTATTTCAAATGAAATCAAATCGCTactgtgtatcacacacacacacacacacacacacaaacacacacacaaacacacacacacgcgcacacacacacacacacacacaaacacacacacacaaacacacacacacaccaacaaatgcTCATAGACATATAGCCACACAGCCGGTCTCGCCCTAGTGCATGTAGAGGTAACTTCAAGGTTGTGGTAAGTTATCGCTCAGGATCCCCTTCGCTGCTATGCTTCAGTAAATGTCATTAGTTTTCGATTAAGTGATGCTGCTTGAATGCAACTGGTTCTCAAAAAAGTAACTgttcttcattttatctttagTTAAACTTTAGGGAGCTCTGATACTTTCTCATAGGCGATATTACTGTTTGATACGAGGGAAAGATATGAATAAGTATGGGCTGTGAATTCCTGTGAGTTGCctcacttttatttaaaaaaaagctttccaGGCGTTTTTGagtatgaaatataatttttttctttttttttggccaacTTGAATGGTATGTGATGCTGTCTGTATGCCATTTAACCttaataaaccaaaacaaatattATCTATGATTTGTAATTTTCGTATAATATTAGTACCCTGGTATTGGGAATTCAGGAATGAATTTTAATGTTGATTAGTAGCGGATTAAATATTTTTAGGTAGAGATTATGAATTATGTAGTCAGTCGAAAATAACCAATATTTTGTCAAAATGATAGTTTAATGATGTCACCAATAACGATcggtacatatctatatatatctatctatctaaatatctatatatctgtctatctatctatctatctatctatacacacacataaagatatatgcacatatacatatttaatttaagCTCACCTGTTGTCTGACCGTTGAACAAGCGCGAATGTGCCTCCTCTTCCCTCGCGCTGGAATATATACCTCTGAcgcggcgggaggggggggggggagggaggggaaggatgaattTCCGTGAGTCACATGTGTCACTTGTACCCCAagttccccctctttcccctccccctccccctcttccctcgtcctctcctcccttccctgctcctcctcccttcccctttccccctacctctcttccttccctcgtcctctcctcccttccctgctccttcctcccttcccctttccccctacctcccttccttccctttaatTCACGTGACTTTCAGGGAGGAAGTTTCGCCGGGccggaggggggagtggggagggggagggggagagggggaggctgagGGATAATTCTACCGGGGAAAATtggtctcaatttttttttctttctatcgctctatcctctttttcctctttctgagAACGGCGATTATCTCACCCGGGTTTGTTTTCCAGGAAATTCGACATGTTACGTAGAGCTCATTGATTTACAAAACAGAATGGATGTTTTGGAGTTGTGAAAGGGGCTGTTGCTAAgtggcatgtgcgtgtgtttgtttagtttttatcaattaattaattaatgtatttattttattttatctgtttattattattattattattattattattattattattattattattattattattattattattatcattattattattatttgtgtgtgtgtgtgtgtgcacatttatgcatatatatatatatatatatatatatatatatatatatatatatatatatatatatatatataaatatatatatatatataaatatatatatatatatatatatatatatatatatatatatatatatatatatatagacacacacacacacacacacacacacacacacacacacacacacacacacacacacacacacacacacacacacacacatatacatatacacctatatacacacatatatgcatatatatggatatatgtatatatatataatatatatatatatatatatatatatatagtatatatatatatgtatatatatacatatgcatatatattatatatatatatatatatatatatatatatatatttatatatatatatatatatatatatatatatatatatatatatatatatatatatataatgtatgtatgtatatatattaaagatttcccctgacccacttccgcttatcctaggaggctgaagtTTCGCATGATTGAAGATACACATTTCTATAGCTCATGTGTAGATTTCTAGTACTTAATTCATAACATGTTTTttgttacagcggtgaaggtgcaggaacgtgtgaaaatggaaccagtgcaGCATCAACCACTGCTAGTTCAGGTATGGtcagagatctgtggaaacggttcctatcccagggcgacccaagtctgccattgatgaggacaccatccaccaagtggagactgccattttttATAATTGCCGAATTACTGTTCGCCATccagcccaagatgtcaagattagtgttagGTCTTTGGGCA is from Penaeus monodon isolate SGIC_2016 chromosome 12, NSTDA_Pmon_1, whole genome shotgun sequence and encodes:
- the LOC119579567 gene encoding apolipoprotein D-like, giving the protein MKMQSSVVFLVLVAAASVECHKFRFGNCKNYSPVANFQSGRMNGTWYVIKKVATTSTCMSVIFNNTNSFLEMREIRTPTSITPFNIILTNIGKLTPKGSNPAVMNLKWENVISNVLKTTYTVVDTDYNRYAIDAECQSLFFARRESATILSRTPTMDADLLEELEQKLVNEGFVKSSLNTIDQTNCFDPQQVDYNIVVDEDGVRAGLHDADDVSIVDIRDEQQLSEYINKSKNKANN